The Virgibacillus phasianinus genome includes a window with the following:
- the lepA gene encoding translation elongation factor 4, whose protein sequence is MVKKQRNVRNFSIIAHIDHGKSTLADRILEKTKALTQREMKEQFLDAMDLERERGITIKLNAVQLGYTSNAGEEYIFNLIDTPGHVDFTYEVSRSLAACEGAILVVDAAQGIEAQTLANVYLALDNELEIIPVINKIDLPNADTDRVTQELVDVIGIDPEDVILASAKDGIGIDEILERISEAIPAPAGDVNNPLKALIFDSLYDAYRGVVAYICIKEGSVKVGDKIKMMATEKEFEVNEVGVFSPKPLKKNMLTVGDVGYLTASIKNVGDSRVGDTITLANNQAESPLPGYRKLNPMVFCGLFPIDSNQYNDLREALERLELNDSSLQYDAETSQALGFGFRCGFLGLLHMEIIQERIEREFNIGLITTAPSVIYEVEKTDEEILEIDNPSELPDPQTISEIREPYVKATIMVPNDYVGTVMELSQKKRGQFVDMEYLDDIRVNVMYHIPLSEIVYDFFDQLKSQTKGYASFDYELIGYRASNLVKMDILLNNDSIDALSFIVHRDFAYDRGKQIVETLKDLIPKQQFEVPVQAAIGNKIVARSTIKAMRKNVLSKCYGGDITRKRKLLEKQKEGKKRMKMVGSVEVPQEAFMAVLKINDD, encoded by the coding sequence ATGGTGAAAAAACAACGCAATGTTCGAAACTTTTCGATCATCGCCCATATTGATCATGGTAAATCAACATTGGCGGATCGAATTCTAGAAAAGACAAAAGCATTAACCCAACGTGAAATGAAAGAACAATTCCTGGATGCAATGGATCTTGAACGCGAGCGCGGCATAACGATAAAACTTAATGCGGTCCAATTGGGTTATACAAGTAACGCTGGTGAAGAATATATTTTTAATTTAATCGATACACCAGGCCATGTCGATTTTACATATGAGGTATCGCGAAGCCTGGCAGCATGTGAAGGAGCAATTTTGGTTGTTGATGCTGCACAGGGAATAGAAGCACAAACATTAGCAAATGTTTATCTGGCGCTAGATAATGAATTGGAAATTATTCCTGTAATAAATAAAATTGATTTGCCCAATGCAGACACTGATCGTGTAACCCAGGAGCTAGTGGATGTAATTGGTATTGATCCTGAAGACGTTATTCTAGCATCGGCAAAGGATGGAATCGGAATTGATGAAATTCTTGAGCGGATTTCAGAAGCAATACCGGCGCCAGCAGGAGATGTTAACAATCCGTTGAAAGCACTCATTTTTGATTCGTTGTATGATGCCTATCGCGGTGTCGTTGCTTATATCTGTATAAAAGAAGGCTCCGTCAAGGTCGGCGACAAAATTAAAATGATGGCGACGGAGAAAGAGTTTGAGGTCAATGAGGTTGGAGTATTCTCACCCAAACCACTTAAGAAAAATATGTTAACGGTTGGCGATGTTGGCTACCTGACCGCTTCAATTAAAAATGTGGGAGATAGTCGTGTTGGTGATACAATTACACTCGCTAATAACCAAGCAGAATCCCCTTTGCCAGGTTATCGTAAGTTAAATCCAATGGTTTTCTGTGGATTATTTCCGATCGATTCCAATCAATATAACGATCTTCGTGAAGCTTTGGAGCGCCTTGAGTTAAATGATTCTTCCTTACAATATGATGCGGAGACCTCACAGGCACTTGGGTTCGGATTTCGATGTGGATTCCTTGGGTTACTGCACATGGAAATCATTCAGGAACGAATAGAGCGGGAGTTCAACATAGGGCTTATCACTACGGCTCCTAGTGTTATTTACGAAGTGGAGAAGACTGACGAAGAAATTTTGGAAATAGATAATCCTTCTGAACTTCCGGATCCGCAAACCATTAGTGAAATTCGTGAACCATATGTAAAAGCAACCATTATGGTACCTAATGATTACGTTGGAACAGTTATGGAGCTTTCACAGAAAAAACGCGGGCAATTTGTAGATATGGAGTACTTGGATGATATCCGCGTAAATGTGATGTATCATATTCCATTATCGGAAATAGTTTATGACTTTTTTGATCAGCTGAAATCGCAAACGAAAGGCTATGCCTCGTTTGATTATGAACTTATTGGTTATCGGGCTTCTAACCTTGTGAAAATGGATATATTGCTTAATAATGACTCAATTGATGCATTGTCATTCATTGTTCATCGGGATTTTGCTTATGACCGCGGGAAACAAATTGTCGAGACATTGAAAGATTTAATCCCGAAACAGCAATTTGAGGTGCCTGTGCAAGCCGCAATAGGTAATAAAATTGTTGCCAGGTCAACCATTAAAGCAATGCGAAAAAACGTACTATCCAAATGCTACGGCGGGGATATTACACGAAAACGAAAGTTGCTGGAGAAACAAAAAGAAGGTAAGAAACGCATGAAAATGGTAGGATCAGTGGAAGTTCCACAAGAAGCATTTATGGCTGTATTAAAAATTAATGATGATTGA
- the hemW gene encoding radical SAM family heme chaperone HemW, translating to MVQSVYIHIPFCQQICHYCDFVKFFYNEKLADEYVEALSNEIRTNVKERKQPVKTIFIGGGTPTALNVKQLQSLLEVIAERFDVTACEEFTIEANPGDFDADKAKLLKRYGVNRVSLGVQAFDNQLLEDIGRLHKVKDVYNTVNLLKKHGFDNISIDLIYALPNQTVDGFEKSLQEAISFDLPHYSTYSLQIEPKTVFYQRHKKGKLHRPPQEDEVQMYKILRDTMKENGIEQYEISNFAKPGYESKHNLTYWNNDYYYGFGAGAHGYLPGKRTGNIRPLPAYVKQALKDGHPILSAEEIGLKEMIEEEMFLGLRKREGVSKQQFEQKYRLSIDGLYGKKISRLAAKEWIYNTDDTISLTPEGILFGNNVFAEFLLEDDNLSHLR from the coding sequence TTGGTACAATCCGTTTATATACACATTCCATTTTGCCAGCAAATCTGTCATTATTGTGATTTTGTAAAGTTTTTTTATAATGAAAAATTAGCTGATGAGTATGTCGAGGCGCTATCAAATGAAATAAGAACGAATGTAAAAGAAAGAAAGCAGCCTGTTAAAACAATCTTTATTGGTGGTGGGACACCCACAGCACTTAATGTAAAGCAGCTTCAATCATTATTAGAAGTGATTGCTGAAAGGTTTGATGTTACAGCCTGTGAAGAGTTTACCATAGAAGCGAATCCAGGTGACTTCGATGCCGATAAAGCAAAACTATTAAAAAGATATGGGGTAAATCGCGTTTCATTAGGGGTTCAAGCTTTCGATAACCAATTATTAGAAGATATTGGCAGACTTCATAAAGTTAAGGATGTATACAATACGGTAAATCTATTGAAAAAACATGGGTTTGATAACATCAGTATTGATTTAATATATGCGCTGCCGAATCAAACCGTGGATGGTTTTGAAAAGTCATTGCAGGAAGCAATTTCATTTGACTTACCGCATTACTCAACTTATTCCCTGCAAATAGAACCTAAAACCGTTTTCTATCAACGCCACAAAAAAGGTAAATTACACCGTCCGCCACAGGAAGATGAAGTCCAAATGTATAAAATATTAAGGGATACCATGAAAGAAAATGGAATCGAACAATATGAAATCAGCAATTTTGCAAAGCCTGGTTACGAAAGCAAACATAATTTAACCTATTGGAATAATGATTACTATTATGGTTTTGGTGCGGGAGCACATGGTTATTTACCGGGTAAACGGACAGGTAACATCAGGCCTCTTCCCGCATATGTGAAACAGGCCCTGAAGGATGGACACCCTATTTTATCCGCGGAAGAAATTGGATTAAAAGAAATGATCGAAGAAGAGATGTTCTTAGGTCTTCGCAAACGTGAGGGTGTAAGCAAGCAACAATTCGAACAAAAATATAGGCTGTCGATAGACGGGTTGTACGGCAAAAAGATTAGCCGACTGGCAGCTAAAGAATGGATTTATAATACAGATGATACTATTTCTTTAACCCCTGAGGGAATCCTGTTTGGGAACAATGTTTTTGCCGAATTTTTATTAGAAGATGATAATTTAAGCCATCTGCGTTGA